From Tiliqua scincoides isolate rTilSci1 chromosome 2, rTilSci1.hap2, whole genome shotgun sequence, the proteins below share one genomic window:
- the SELENOK gene encoding selenoprotein K isoform X1, producing MVYISNGQVLDSRTRAPWSLSSITDFFWGIADFVVMFFQSIIHPDLRRRGYTSSSSSRYDDGRGPPGFPRRRMGRISHFGGPSPPPMSGGGUGR from the exons ATGGTCTACATTTCGAACG GCCAAGTGTTGGATAGCCGGACTCGAGCTCCTTGGAGTTTGTCATCTATAACTGACTTCTTTTGGGGAATAGCAGACTTTGTAGTAATGTT TTTCCAGAGTATTATTCACCCTGATTTGAGAAGGAGAGGCTAcacatcttcttcttcttcaagatATGACGATGGAAGAGG TCCTCCAGGATTTCCTCGCCGTAGAATGGGTCGAATAAGCCACTTTGGAGGTCCAAGTCCACCACCAATGAGTGGAGGTGGATGAGGAAGGTAA
- the SELENOK gene encoding selenoprotein K isoform X2 — MVYISNGQVLDSRTRAPWSLSSITDFFWGIADFVVMFFQSIIHPDLRRRGYTSSSSSRYDDGRGPPGFPRRRMGRISHFGGPSPPPMSGGG; from the exons ATGGTCTACATTTCGAACG GCCAAGTGTTGGATAGCCGGACTCGAGCTCCTTGGAGTTTGTCATCTATAACTGACTTCTTTTGGGGAATAGCAGACTTTGTAGTAATGTT TTTCCAGAGTATTATTCACCCTGATTTGAGAAGGAGAGGCTAcacatcttcttcttcttcaagatATGACGATGGAAGAGG TCCTCCAGGATTTCCTCGCCGTAGAATGGGTCGAATAAGCCACTTTGGAGGTCCAAGTCCACCACCAATGAGTGGAGGTGGATGA
- the LOC136641472 gene encoding parapinopsin-like, with translation MDSLDTSTLAVNVSTERVVLMPRLGYTIIAIIMATSCTLSVILNTTVIAVTIKYRQLRQPINYSLVNLAIADLGAALLGGSLNVETNAVGYYNLGRVGCVTEGFAMAFFGIVALCTIAVIAVDRAIVVAKPMGTITFTTRKAMIGVAVSWIWSLVWNTPPLFGWGGYQMEGVMTSCAPDWYNSDPINVSYIICYFLFCFTVPFVTILVSYGYLLRTLRQVAKIGVAQRGSTTKAEAQVSRMVIVMVMAFLICWLPYATFALVVVGNPQIYINPIIATVPMYMAKTSTFYNPIIYIFMNKQFRDCLVRCLLCGRNPCASEQIDESDLEASTIAPASSSIHNKVSPM, from the exons ATGGATTCTTTGGATACCAGCACACTGGCAGTGAATGTGAGCACAGAAAGAGTGGTCCTGATGCCCCGTCTTGGTTATACTATAATAGCAATTATCATGGCAACATCTTGCACTTTATCGGTCATTTTGAATACAACAGTTATTGCAGTAACTATCAAGTACAGACAGCTTCGTCAGCCCATCAACTATTCCCTGGTCAATTTAGCCATAGCAGACCTTGGAGCAGCCTTGCTGGGAGGAAGTCTGAATGTAGAAACCAATGCTGTTGGGTACTACAACCTGGGTAGAGTTGGCTGTGTCACCGAAGGTTTTGCTATGGCATTTTTTG GCATTGTGGCTTTGTGCACCATAGCTGTGATAGCTGTTGATCGTGCAATTGTGGTGGCCAAGCCCATGGGAACAATAACTTTTACCACCAGGAAAGCCATGATTGGAGTTGCCGTGTCCTGGATCTGGTCTCTTGTTTGGAACACGCCTCCTCTTTTTGGCTGGGGAGGATACCAGATGGAAGGTGTAATGACCTCCTGTGCTCCAGATTGGTACAACAGTGACCCTATTAATGTGTCCTACATTATCtgctacttcctcttctgctttacAGTTCCATTTGTTACTATCTTGGTTTCCTATGGATATCTGCTACGGACACTACGCCAG GTTGCTAAAATTGGAGTAGCACAACGAGGCTCAACAACTAAAGCAGAAGCTCAAGTATCACGGATGGTGATAGTAATGGTTATGGCCTTCTTGATCTGCTGGCTTCCTTATGCAACTTTTGCCTTAGTGGTTGTGGGTAATCCTCAAATCTACATCAATCCTATTATTGCCACTGTCCCCATGTACATGGCAAAAACCAGCACTTTCTATAATCCAATCATCTACATTTTTATGAACAAGCAG TTCCGTGATTGTCTTGTTAGGTGCCTCCTGTGTGGAAGAAATCCTTGTGCTTCTGAGCAAATCGACGAATCTGATCTAGAAGCTTCTACCATTGCTCCTGCTTCCTCTTCAATTCACAACAAAGTTTCTCCTATGTAA